A portion of the Lolium rigidum isolate FL_2022 chromosome 1, APGP_CSIRO_Lrig_0.1, whole genome shotgun sequence genome contains these proteins:
- the LOC124662832 gene encoding uncharacterized protein LOC124662832, whose translation MTEADACGGGVAVAEEEAAGIICSLRAGDLAGWTPPWRASPIACEGATMTKEDEEAKAWPAVTRGKRSRSSRRRSPSGSVSGSATKGRWARGSPASPLDYSGGGSGASTSGGEDGAFCSPPAVAVPTPVQPSSTSTKQVASAGARRALILPVPATVLQPRPAGQRSRKKMRLPEVQQLVQSLAAENDGLRQEMQSLRRACTSLSKENSTLETRLEHSSSSKRKRIGSEEQQQQAKPRASERSAATNGFVLPDLNIPAQDIADGSVAAAP comes from the exons ATGACGGAGGCGGACGCGTGCGGCGGCGGGGtagcggtggcggaggaggaggcggcgggcatCATCTGCTCGCTCCGCGCGGGGGACCTCGCCGGGTGGACGCCGCCCTGGAGGGCCTCCCCTATCGCCTGCGAAGGGGCCACGATGACGAAGGAAGACGAggaggccaaggcctggccggcgGTGACGCGCGGGAAGCGGTCGCGGtcctcgcgccgccgctcgccgtcggGCTCCGTCTCCGGCTCCGCGACCAAGGGCCGGTGGGCGCGAGGCAGCCCGGCGTCCCCGCTCGACTACAGCGGCGGCGGGTCCGGCGCGTCCAccagcggcggcgaggacggcgccTTCTGCTCGCCGCCGGCCGTCGCCGTGCCCACACCGGTCCAGCCGTCTTCTACCTCGACCAAG CAGGTGGCATCTGCCGGCGCACGGCGCGCGTTGATCCTCCCGGTGCCCGCGACGGTGTTGCAGCCCCGGCCTGCGGGACAGCGGTCGCGGAAGAAAATG AGGCTCCCGGAGGTCCAGCAGCTGGTGCAGTCCCTGGCGGCCGAGAACGACGGCCTTCGACAG GAGATGCAGTCGTTGCGGAGAGCCTGCACGTCCCTCTCGAAGGAGAACAGCACGCTAGAG ACAAGGTTGGAGCATTCTTCCTCGAGCAAGCGGAAGAGGATTGGGTCCgaagagcagcagcaacaagcgaAGCCTCGTGCATCCGAGCGTAGCGCAGCCACGAACGGCTTCGTGCTCCCCGATCTGAACATTCCGGCACAGGACATCGCCGACGGGTCAGTGGCGGCGGCTCCCTGA